Within Brachionichthys hirsutus isolate HB-005 unplaced genomic scaffold, CSIRO-AGI_Bhir_v1 contig_1320, whole genome shotgun sequence, the genomic segment CAtgtctaatttaatttaaatgtaaactcTATATAATTTCAACTTGTGTGGTTCCAGCGGGTGCTGATCACTGGAGATCTTTTTTGTCTCCAAATGACTATTTTCTAATTATCACATATCATATGCTGTAAAGAACAATCCTATTTACTTCATCCACAAGTCTCTCCTGATTGAATGAAGCACACTTACGGACAAATTGGATGTTTTCCGGAAGGGTGCGAGGAGCAAATTGAGGTTCATAACTGCAAGAAAAACGATCGAACAAGAAGACCAGAGGCAGGTCTGTCCGTCGCCCATCGATGTCCTGAAGACACAGATAATAATAAGACTTGGACCATTATTACATTGTGCTGGTAGCGATTCTGGAAGGGTAGAGTGTGTGCTGTGTTGATGCTAAACATTACTGAGTAATCTATGGCGCACTGTGTAGCTAATCCATGACGCTCCAAGGCTAAccccgcctccagcagcagctcttgaTTGGCTGCAAGGATGCTGGTGTCTTTTTCTATCCTCAGCTGCAGGTCTGCCACAGTTTCATCATCTGACACCGAGTATGTCAGGATCTTAGCGGACATCATGTTCAGGACATGAACCAGCTGCGAGGAACaaaggagacaaaagagaacgAGAATGTGAGCACACAGAAATGACATCGCAACAAAAATAACAGAATAAATAGAGTGAATGGATTAACCTTGAGCTGCAGTATAACCCCCAGCTGGGAAAAGCAGTCGCTGTGTGTAGCCACGGggtcttttcctctttcctgaGGAGACCACTTCAGCATCAGCTGCAGCCAGCGCTCTAGTTTCTGTAATAACAAACTATCAAACACCAGTTATCAGTTTAGAGGGATACAATAACAGTATTGTTTAAGCAGTTCCAAtcaatcagttttattttgtctctgcGTCTGATACTGACCGTGTCCATGTTATCACAGTAGgaacatgcacgcacacattttctgttttaacaTTTGCTGATTTTGTAAGTTAGTTTacctttgttttttattattatttacatataGGTTTTATCgttcatatttttaaattgtgCAAAATAACGATATATAAAAACAGTTTAATACCATTTTTATGTGAATGAGGTTGTCAGATAGAATCACCTGTTGAGGTTGTTGGGCTGTGGCAGATGTTTAGAGAAGCAAACTTCCCCTGTGAGGTCTTCATAGACGACAATGTCGTCATCCTGCTTCAACCTCAGTCTATTGTGCCTGAAATAGATACAAATAGAATCCATCATGTGGGGATGTACATGTTGGATGTTTGTGAACCCAACCTGTGAACACAACCAGTCACACGTCAGGAACATAACCAGAGTTTCTCTGCAATAATGCATGGGCTTCTTTATCTCTGTGTAACTCAGGACCCCTCAGGGAGGGCTCTGTTTTTACATGGGCACATCCCTCATATCCTGCAGTTCTTTACTTTGGCAACtcctgtatatttatatatcccTTGTGTGTCACAATCCAGTCATGTAACAATAATATTTATAAGGAATTGAGCTTATCATTGCCaaacattcaaaaatattaTCTGTTTTATTCTGGAAAAAAACTCTACTGTGGTCACCGAGGTGAAAACGAAACATGAGAATAGAGAAACGGTAGAAACTTTGACCGTGCATCATAAAGGTAACTTTAAAAACGTAAACGCTtggatataaaaaaacatttttatgataTTTGAGCGAATTCATGAAAGTTGGAGCTACCAAGGAACGGGTTGCCAGGTTGGTAAGAAAGGGCGAAATCCTGTGATGCACTCAAACACCAACGTCCCGAAGCTCCAGTAATCCACGGTGACCGTGTACTTCTGTCTCTCAATCAGCTCTGGAGCCTGGAAGGTCGAAGGAAAAAGAGGCTCAGTTACGTTTTAGGATGTGATGAGAGACTGGAACGTGTGTTTTAAACTTACCAAGTACTGAAGTGTCCCAACAAATGAGGTGCAGAGGCTGCTCTGGTCCAGCTCTTTAGCATATCCAAGATCTATGATCTTGTGGATCAACTAATATCAGTGGAAGAGCGATGGGGGGGAATAGAATTATCAGCAAATGTTATTCTGAGCTTTTCTGTCCCAGTTACTTGCAGTATCTTTCTTGTGAACACacaagcaaaacacaaattctTTTCTGTCCGTTTCACAACCAATTTTTCTTTTATAACACCAATCATAAAGTCTGTAGGTTGGATTTACTGTTTTACTAACATGCCAAATGAAAACAAGTCTGCCATACTCAGTACATATGATGTTGGGTTCAAGTTCTATAAAACGCAGCGACGCTTCACAAACATGAACATATAACTCCTTTAATATGTCTGGCTGCATTTACATAACCTTCATTCCCCTCTGTCTTAGGAAGACATAATGCGATTTGTTAGTTAAgcaaacagagagaggaagtcAAGCTCAAGGCCGTTCCAGGTGTTCTTTGTAACATCCAGGGCTTCCATTTTAAATAATCAGTGAAGAAATGTGATCCACTTATTCCACAGAAACCATCAACAGGCCGCCTGTATATGAACTGTTTTGCTGTGGTTGGGGTGTCTTTGTCATGGCAAAGCGATTCGCAAGGGACTTGAACTCACTCTCTTCTCGCCCTGCTGCAGCACAATGTTTTCTGGTTTCAGATCTCTGTGGATGATCCTCTTCGTATGGAGGTAGGTTAAAGCCGAAGCTGAACGGGGGAAGACAagaagcagaaagacaaacaatgcaCAGTTGGAATTACTTTAAGTGTAAGTTAGGTGTCAGGTGACATGAAGCACAAGTTGGTGGCGTCTTGCAATTAGAGCTAGTAACTTAACTTAGAGTTCTCCCCAGCGTTTGAACTTTTAATGGACCgctaagaaataaaataatcgAAATAAATTACTTCACATGTTCTCACACAGGCCCAACTGATGCTGCAATTTATCTTTCCTTGAGAAGTGCTTCAAGGTGCCACAAAAGGCTTGCTGCAACCTTAAGCTCAAACTGAATGAACAAGCTTTCTGCCATTTCCACGTGAAACTGCAATGTCACTTTACGAATGACTCAAGCTGCAACTCGTATGTGTGCTGGCAGAGTGTTCAAAAAAAGTGGATCAACCTTTAGGGCACCTGgcactgtgaatgtgtgtgtgtgtgtgtgtgcgtgtgtgtgtgcattcctttgtcttcatcttttctCGTGAAGCAGTCTTAAGGGGATCACTCATTATCAGGAAATGTAAGCAAGTGTGTAACAGGAAAAGGAgttagtgtgtgagtgtgtgagtgtgtgtgtgtctgttaatGAGTGTGTCCAACGCTCCatatgacccctcttaaatctGTTTGTACAGCATGTGATGTACAACTACATTGTTGATGCATGTGACTAACAGGCTTTCAGATTACGtcattgatgacatcatgagaCCAGTCATCGAGATTATTTCCTCCATGCTAAAGAAAGCTAATCCCATTCAGAACTCACTCAATCACGCCATCGGCCTCACGCGATTCAGGGGCTGATGCCGAGCGGGATACTCACAAATGTCACATAAGAGAATCAAAACGGAGCCTTCCCTCATTCCACAGCAGTTCTCCAAGAGGTTCAGATACTacaaagcacaaacacagacagttGATACCGAAATCACATGAAACGTGAACACAAGTGGACGGAGTCCAGCGCTTCCATTTACCCGTCTACTTAATCGTGCTGTTGAACTTCCTGTTCTTCTACTCCTCTATGAAACATGTGTTTCCCATTCATTAATTGAAGCACGTTTATTAGGGATTAGCTTACATATCATATTGAAGGTCACGAACGGGCTCAGATTCCCGCAGAAAGCAGACGTGGATCTACTCTCGATGGTAAACAGTAAATACGTTTTACAAATGGGCAAATAAACACTTTCGTTGTAAAGCCTTTGTTTCAattaaacatatatttaaagctttctgcagctgtaaaaaaaaaaaaaaaaagcttttgtcaGGTCATCCTCAAGTCCTCCATCTGGGAAGCTTTGAAATGTTTACGACCGTGTGGTTTTCCATGGTTGCCGTTTCCCTTCTCTGCTGGCTGCCGCCGCCTCAGGCTGCACGCGCAATTTCAGATGTCAGAAAGCGCTTTGAGATTCACCCTCAGAGGCCACAAACGTTTTCCTGCTCGCTGCCCCACACCGATTGTCATGATCGTGCGAGAATCTTAATTTCTGAACTTTAGAAAATAGAACGACATTCGTGGCGTCAACGCAGCCTCATGCAGCACGGGCAGtccggttagcaggagctaacgtagctttgccagtttctcccttgagccggtcctaaacccggataaatgcagagggttgcgtcaggaatggcatccggtggtAAAAATGTCCCAACGattgttggggaggacgacgcaaaggacagggtgaagtggagaaggttgatttgctgtggtgacccctcaggggacaagacgaaagtacagtagtagactTTTGTGGTTTCAATTTTTTAAATTACTCCTAATCCAGATTCCTAAACCATAagtgtggacccccccccacagattaGTACCTTTCTCAGATCTCCTCCCTGACAGTACTCCATTGCCAGAAGAGGCAGGTCGTTGCTGGTCACCAGTCTCTGCATTCCCTCAGGAACCTCTCTGGCTGCAACAACATTGACATGATCCAACCTATGAGAACACAAGGGAGCAGAGATCAGTCAGTGGGGGCCGATGGGGGCTTCACACCGCTGCCAAGGGCACAGCTGTGACCCTGTGGCCCATTAAAATGAATCATCTACTTGCCCCCCCTGGTTGCAAATTCTGAGGGAAGCTCACGTCACAAAtgatccccctcccccccccccttttaaaatggaaaagtaaaaaaaagaagcagagtgGATTTAGTAGGGCACATACGTCTGCTAAGGGgaataaaccccccccccaagccttTCTTCCCCATAATCAAACTTGTAAtcgttctggacagatcttgatgaaatttccagaaaatgttgggGATGATTATTAAATttgggtgatgatccagaagagactatggattatggatcagtttgaaatttacGGTATCCATTTTTCCAGTATCACTGCTTCCCAGTGCGCAAAGCAAGGtccttaaccctttattgcccccccccatcaccaccaccaaaaaaagctgatagatactagccaacacatgcatctgcagaCAAGGTTTGGCGTGAAGCAACTCCTGTCCTGCACAGAGCCCTGAGCTCAACCCCTTCAGCACCTTTGGGGAGAACTCGGACAGAGACTGAGCTAAACATCAGCCTGACCTTCTGGATGAATGGTGAAAATTCCCACAGACATAATCCAAAACATTATAGAAAGCCTTCCCAGAAGAGAGGAAGCAGTTAGAgctgcaaaggggggggggggggggggggctaactcTATGTCAAAGCCAATGAATTTATAGTGGGATATCtaatcctgattttttttctctaacaCACAGACAGGCTTTATAAACTCAATTAAACGTCCACACTGTACATCTGGGTTAAGTGGCTGCAATAATATTATTGTAGGTGTCGTGAATGTGCCCCCTTGCCGTGTGTTATTTCCAtgggatgagtgtgtgtgtgtgggagggttGTGGTTGTGACCATGTCTGTGTCAATCGAAACAACACCTGTTAAACTGGGACCAAACACGCTCTTTGGTTCATCGTCGCACATGCAAATAACAACGaaacgcacaagcacacacatatGTCGCATATATGCATCCAAAAACCAATTCACACGGGCTGCCATCCGCTTACAGCCACCCGACACCCAATACGGAACTATTCATAGACAACACAGATGTGTGGAAAGAAAGGACGCacgaaaagcaaagcaaaatgaGGAGGCGGAACTTTGTCCCGTCAGAAATGAGCATCGGCAGAACAAATGAGCCGAACTCACTGGCTGCTCTAGTGCCTTGTGTGCTTTTTACTGTTTCAGGAGCTATTTGTATTTTGAGGACACTTTtgtggaacggattagtgcataaACATATAATGTCAGCCTCAATAGCCGAGCTCGTCGTGGAACATAAACTGGTGAGTCACGATAAACCAAACCAAAAGCACggtgacaaaaaaataaagtcatttatttgtaCAATGAAATCAGGGAACCACAAGTTGCTCCACCAAGTTAAAGAAGTGCATCCGTTGTAAACCGAATGAAGagcttaaataaaacaaaagcaaacagttGGGAAATCTGGTGTGTTTGGGCATAAGATCACCGTCTGTAGGCGTAAAGCTGACCCGGCAAGACCTTTATCTGAATTAATGTGTTTCTTTAAAGTTACTGTGACCGTAGCCTGACCTGAAGGCAGGTCTTTAGTATGTGATCCTGAAGCCACGGCAACAGTGTtgaaatttgttttacagcttcTTCATTACCGCCGCCGAAGCAGGGGtcatgtgatcgccggcgtttttccattagcaagataacacaaaaggttctggacaggTCTTGTTGCTCACAAGGATTTGGCTGTTGCTCTGGGGCCCTTTAGCCGTTGCGTGCGATGCTGAAACTGACCTCTTCATGATCTGGATCTCCAGACACcatctctctttgtttctctcgcTCATCTCCTGACGACACTGCTTTATAGCGATCTGTTCCTCTGTGTCCTGAAAAAAGAAACGCTCAGACGTATAAATATGTCAGAATGCGGCACAAAGTACAAGCACAGTGCGTTCCTCTGGTTTAATTGAGATCCtaatacaaattcaaatcaaacaaCTTGTACACACAAGGATAGCGGACggataaaagacaaaaataaccTGATAAACTCCTTTGATAGAGGCAATAATAAAAAGAATCCCCATTATCGTTCAACGTTAAAATAACCATAAACGTTCCTaactcttcctccttttccagaTCATCCAAAATGTGATTGGTCTTCACTCCCAATCCTTCCACCGAGTTGaatgaaagttatttttatgtctaattgacaaaaaaaactgtCCCTTGATCCATATTTACTCCAAACTGGAACGGGACCTTCGTTGCACGGCAAACCTTCCTGAAACGATTCACGGAAGCCTGCCGAGTAGTTTTTTGTGCGATCCTGCCATcagataaacaaataaacaaacagcggAGGGAGCGCAAATACAAATCCATAACATGCATGGTGGGACCAACACGCACTTTACATTCAGGCTTTTGATGAACACAAGTACATCTCACTGCCAGCTTCTTCTTCGTGACGTCATCGGGGAGACGGCTCCCTCCCTTCCCGTAGCCGGATTCCTGAACTAATTATAAACCACAGTACTGTCACCGATACAGGatgacagaaaggatgttcagtcACCTGCGACCTGAGTCAAACCAGAATCTGTCAATCTGTCCCACAGCCTATCGTGTTTATGTAGCAACATGTTATACTTGAAACACAATACTGTATTCTAAAATATTCAAGTACAGGTTCTGactcttcctcacctgcatACCTACATTCCCATGATGATGCTTCCCGGCTCAAAGCCAGCTCTAAGTTTGCCTTGGAGGTGAGTAATACAACAAAGTATGGTtttaggaggaggaagaggaagggccaTGATCGAATTCCCACCGTGTCCTGCTGCTACTACTGAAACCTCACAATGCCCCCATCCTGTGACTGACAATGAAGTCATTGCAACAGACACAAGCTGCAACGGTACAGAAAATATAAATCCtttgatttatatttcattttaatctaAGATTAATTCGTCTAAATTCATTAAGATTAATGGGAACAAAAGAAGTCACATGAGAAGGATCTATCTATTTATCAATAAAGATATTCAATCTGTGAGAAGCATGTAGATCG encodes:
- the LOC137916794 gene encoding inhibitor of nuclear factor kappa-B kinase subunit beta-like, which translates into the protein MNRVPLQQQQQSCGSWELKERLGTGGFGNVTRWQNKDTEEQIAIKQCRQEMSERNKERWCLEIQIMKRLDHVNVVAAREVPEGMQRLVTSNDLPLLAMEYCQGGDLRKYLNLLENCCGMREGSVLILLCDISSALTYLHTKRIIHRDLKPENIVLQQGEKRLIHKIIDLGYAKELDQSSLCTSFVGTLQYLAPELIERQKYTVTVDYWSFGTLVFECITGFRPFLPTWQPVPWHNRLRLKQDDDIVVYEDLTGEVCFSKHLPQPNNLNSLLLQKLERWLQLMLKWSPQERGKDPVATHSDCFSQLGVILQLKLVHVLNMMSAKILTYSVSDDETVADLQLRIEKDTSILAANQELLLEAGLALERHGLATQCAIDYSDIDGRRTDLPLVFLFDRFSCSYEPQFAPRTLPENIQFVQTDPKHVLAYSPLRRTCGQAWHTIRSLKEDWQRLQQGQKAAIMSLLRHNSSLSKQKNEMVSMHQRLTAKLDFFTTSLHIDMDKYQEQTATGIASDKLLGMWREMEQTAASCGQAKVSELEEEMMHLQPHIVDVQRQPWRSGEALDTLEGKAMELFRKLRQKPRDQRCSGDGQEVVRLVVQAVQFYERKLRDFYTHLSKTAVCRQRVMALLPKVEGVVQRMAESEQVLMSLQEKRQRELWNLLKVACSKVRSPVSGSPDGLRTPSSVPPLLTPKHSLQQFDESLVEESRTFESRLQSLLHDTIQESENSMEVLSEWTWLHRSQNFSSDLS